One Clupea harengus chromosome 11, Ch_v2.0.2, whole genome shotgun sequence DNA window includes the following coding sequences:
- the wdtc1 gene encoding WD and tetratricopeptide repeats protein 1 yields MICGETMSGVNITSDLLHRQIREKRTLGFQRHYQVTDPLIKRLGLEAELQGHSGCVNCLEWNEQGDLLASGSDDQHAIVWDPFRHKKLITMHTGHAANIFSVKFLPHSGDRILITGAADTKVHVHDLTAKETTHMFSDHTNRVKRIATAPMWPNTFWSAAEDGVIRQYDLRESSKRSEVLIDLTEYCGQLVEAKCLAVNPRDNNYLAVGANGPFVRLYDIRMIHNHRKSMTQNPTAGVHTFCDRRKPIPDGAGQYYVAGHLPVKLPDYNNRLRVLVATYVTFSPDGTELLVNMGGEQVYLFDLTFKQRPYTYLIPKKCQSSSEVQNGKTTNGVTNGIHLPASRLRFSDGKNSGSFELPPHLEQIKQQANDAFARQQWTQAIQLYSLGIHEASRNAMLYGNRAAAYMKRKWDGDHYDALRDCLKALSLNPSHLKAHFRLARCLFELKYVAEALECLDDFKSKFPEQAHSSACDALDKDIKAALFAKTDSSEEKKGNSSIRFHNFSRKESILEDEIVLRERSFDYKHRYCGHCNTTTDIKEANFFGSEGQYIVSGSDDGSFFIWEKETTNLVRILQGDESIVNCLQPHPSCCFLATSGIDPVVRLWSPRPESERENGRVVEDMDGAAQANQRRMNADPLEVMLLNMGYRITGLSSRGPEGSDEEDSSEGQVQCRPS; encoded by the exons ATGATTTGCGGAGAGACCATGTCTGGGGTGAACATCACCAGCGACCTCCTGCACAGGCAGATCAGG GAAAAGAGGACGTTGGGCTTCCAGAGGCACTACCAAGTGACTGATCCACTCATCAAGAGACTGGGTCTAGAGGCAGAGCTGCAG GGTCACTCTGGTTGTGTGAATTGCCTGGAATGGAATGAACAAGGAGA TCTGTTAGCGTCTGGCTCTGATGACCAGCACGCCATAGTCTGGGATCCTTTCAGACACAAGAAGCTGATCACCATGCACACTGGCCATGCAGCTAACATCTTCTCTGTCAAG TTCCTGCCCCACTCTGGCGACCGCATCCTAATTACCGGCGCCGCAGACACCAAAGTGCACGTGCACGACCTGACTGCAAAGGAGACCACCCACATGTTCTCCGACCACACCAATCGCGTCAAGCGCATCGCCACGGCTCCCATGTGGCCCAACACCTTCTGGAGCGCAGCCGAGGACGGTGTCATCAG GCAGTATGACTTGCGAGAGAGCAGCAAGCGTTCGGAAGTACTCATCGACCTGACGGAGTACTGCGGCCAGCTGGTAGAAGCCAAGTGCCTAGCGGTGAATCCTCGTGACAACAATTACCTGGCTGTAGGGGCCAATGGGCCCTTTGTAAGACTCTATGACATTCGGATGATTCACAATCACAG GAAGTCTATGACCCAGAACCCAACTGCTGGCGTGCATACGTTTTGTGATAGGCGGAAGCCTATTCCTGATGGAGCTGGGCAGTATTACGTTGCAG GTCACCTTCCTGTGAAGCTGCCTGACTACAATAACCGTCTGAGGGTGTTGGTGGCTACTTATGTCACGTTCAGTCCTGACGGCACAGAGCTGTTGGTCAACATGGGAGGAGAACAG GTCTACCTATTTGACCTGACGTTCAAACAGAGGCCGTACACTTACCTAATACCCAAAAAGTGCCAATCATCATCGG AGGTGCAGAACGGCAAGACTACCAACGGAGTCACCAATGGCATCCACCTGCCAGCAAGTCGTCTCCGCTTCTCTGACGGCAAGAACAG TGGCTCTTTTGAGCTGCCCCCTCACCTGGAGCAGATAAAGCAGCAGGCAAACGACGCGTTCGCCCGTCAGCAGTGGACTCAGGCCATCCAGCTGTACAGCCTTGGCATCCATGAGGCCAGCCGCAACGCCATGCTCTACGGCAACCGCGCCGCAGCCTATATGAAGAGAAAGTG GGACGGAGACCACTACGACGCCCTGAGGGACTGCCTGAAGGCCCTGTCTCTGAATCCCAGCCACCTGAAGGCCCACTTCCGGTTGGCCCGCTGCCTCTTTGAGCTCAAGTATGTGGCCGAGGCCCTGGAGTGTCTGGATGACTTCAAAAGCAAGTTTCCAGAACAGGCGCATAGCAGTGCCTGTGACGCCCTAGACAAGGACATCAAAGCTGCGCTCTTCGCCAAGACAGATTCAT cggaagagaagaaagggaacAGCTCCATCCGTTTCCACAACTTCAGCCGGAAGGAGTCCATCCTGGAAGACGAGATCGTGCTCAGAGAGCGGAGCTTTGACTATAAGCACCGCTACTGCGGCCACTGCAACACCACCACTGACATCAAAGAGGCCAACTTCTTCGGCAG TGAAGGGCAGTATATTGTGAGCGGCTCAGACGACGGCTCCTTCTTCATCTGGGAGAAGGAGACCACCAACCTGGTGCGTATCCTGCAGGGGGATGAGTCCATAGTGAACTGCCTGCAGCCCCACCCCAGCTGCTGTTTCCTGGCAACCAGTGGCATCGACCCAGTGGTGCGTCTGTGGAGCCCCAGGCCAGAG TCGGAGCGGGAGAACGGGCGCGTGGTGGAGGACATGGACGGGGCGGCGCAGGCCAACCAGCGGCGCATGAACGCCGACCCTCTTGAGGTGATGCTGCTGAACATGGGCTACCGCATCACCGGCCTGAGCAGCCGCGGGCCCGAGGGCTCGGATGAGGAGGACAGCTCTGAGGGCCAGGTGCAGTGCCGGCCCAGCTAG
- the tpbgl gene encoding trophoblast glycoprotein-like, translated as MRRCVIILSVILGSFSCSAECPSGCQCFEASRTVQCVSQDLRVVPDGIPGYTTHLFITGNLIPRIGYDSFRGLENVTSLTLSNNGITEVASHTFSSLTMLRFLNLNDNQLALIHPEAFIVPGSPLQELNLSNSLYNHSSLTDLITAFRWGGLGSLRRLDLSRNSLALLPPTMFSPLPNLKQLRLGNNSLVAIYNGTFSGVELLEVLDLTGNRFTAFSDEGLRELERLDRARLLLGNNPYLCACGTTNFTNWLNNSKVRVGDPEKLRCASPGQLRNVAVQALGTKVLGCDYWDGTVVEEVDDFALQTSYVFLGLVCGFVGMVFCFVLYLNRKDMKKWIVDMRDGCQDILEGYQYRYEIDSDPRIRNIDTNGKLEKTNNLEAGRQIPTKTSLSEIPTDVAV; from the exons ATGCGCAGGTGTGTAATCATTTTATCTGTGATCCTCGGGTCGTTCTCATGTTCCGCTGAGTGTCCGTCGGGTTGTCAGTGCTTCGAAGCCTCCAGAACAGTTCAGTGCGTGTCTCAGGATCTCCGGGTTGTGCCCGATGGCATCCCAGGATATACCACCCATTTATTCATTACAGGGAACTTGATTCCAAGAATTGGGTACGACTCTTTTCGAGGGCTGGAAAATGTTACCTCTTTGACTTTAAGCAACAATGG GATCACAGAAGTAGCATCCCATACGTTCTCCTCTCTGACCATGCTGCGCTTCCTGAACCTGAACGACAACCAGCTCGCCCTGATTCACCCTGAAGCTTTTATCGTGCCGGGCAGTCCTCTACAAGAGCTCAACCTCAGCAACTCTCTCTACAATCACAGTTCACTCACTGACCTCATTACTGCGTTCCGGTGGGGCGGCTTAGGGAGCCTCCGCCGCCTCGACCTCTCCAGGAATAGTCTGGCCCTGCTTCCCCCGACAAtgttctcccctctccctaACTTGAAACAGCTACGACTGGGCAACAACTCCCTCGTTGCCATCTACAACGGCACTTTCTCGGGCGTTGAGCTGCTGGAGGTGCTGGACCTGACCGGCAACCGCTTCACTGCGTTCAGCGACGAGGGGCTTCGCGAACTGGAGAGGCTCGACAGGGCTCGGCTGCTGCTGGGGAACAATCCATACCTGTGCGCCTGTGGGACGACGAACTTCACAAACTGGCTGAACAACTCGAAGGTCCGAGTGGGTGACCCAGAGAAGCTGCGCTGCGCCTCTCCTGGACAGCTGCGGAACGTCGCAGTGCAGGCTCTCGGCACGAAGGTCCTGGGCTGCGACTACTGGGACGGGACGGTGGTGGAAGAGGTGGACGACTTCGCCCTACAGACGTCCTACGTGTTCCTGGGGCTGGTCTGTGGATTTGTGGGTATGGTCTTTTGCTTCGTCCTCTACCTCAACCGCAAGGACATGAAGAAGTGGATCGTGGACATGCGAGACGGCTGTCAGGACATATTGGAGGGTTACCAGTATCGGTACGAGATCGACTCAGACCCAAGGATCAGGAACATTGACACCAATGGCAAACTAGAAAAAACGAACAATCTCGAAGCTGGTCGCCAGATACCCACCAAAACTTCTTTGTCAGAAATTCCCACTGATGTTGCAGTGTAG
- the tmem222a gene encoding transmembrane protein 222a, producing the protein MADVPEVDAMKNFHGGFEKIDKEMSRYPYCIVWTPIPVLTWFFPFIGHMGICTSSGIIRDFAGPYFVSEDNMAFGRPTKYWKLDVTKVYSGSTNAWDVAVLDASEEYKHRMHNLCCDNCHSHVAMALNLMRYNNSSSWNMVNLCLFTLIYSKHVSFVGFLKTWLPFLMLTGVVVTIALAFNLR; encoded by the exons ATGGCGGATGTGCCCGAAGTAGACGCCATGAAGAATTTCCATGGAGGTTTCGAGAAAATAGATAAAGAAATGAGCCGTTATCCGTATTGTATTGTTTGGACACCGATTCCTGTCCTAAC GTGGTTCTTTCCTTTCATCGGTCACATGGGGATCTGCACATCCAGTGGGATTATTCGAGATTTTGCTGGaccatattttgtttct gAAGACAATATGGCCTTTGGGAGACCAACAAA GTACTGGAAGCTGGATGTCACCAAGGTGTACAGTGGAAGCACCAATGCTTGGGACGTGGCAGTGCTCGATGCCTCTGAAgaatacaaacacagaatg CACAATCTGTGTTGCGACAACTGTCATTCCCATGTGGCCATGGCCCTCAATTTAATGCGCTATAACAACAGTTCCTCTTGGAACATGGTCAACCTCTGCTTGTTCACGCTCATCTACAGCAAACATGTCAG cTTCGTGGGGTTCCTAAAGACTTGGCTGCCCTTCCTGATGCTGACCGGAGTGGTCGTCACCATCGCCCTGGCTTTCAACCTGCGATAA